A single genomic interval of Oryza sativa Japonica Group chromosome 7, ASM3414082v1 harbors:
- the LOC107276420 gene encoding disease resistance protein Pik-2, which translates to MESAAASHAGGLVARLGQLVTAEFRLLSGVRGEVDRLRDEVAIINADLRRLSEADESAVDHSVREWMKQARELAYDAEDCIDLFFFLRISLAPPRAGALHRACRWFLTIRPRARHRLAIDIQDARARAGRLAIRLHQQPRHDRNFVVDTALPRSVWFVPASTTPSTALSKLVGVDDQVQHLSDLVKSDQKLTSDNQRDVSLKVFCIVGFAGLGKTTLAMEVCRSLEEEFACQAMVPVSQVFDAGKDLGRLLKQIIKKVVRVTSGRGLQEEQELHNIDEDDVDELAMMLGDCLDGKRLLAGYRSPEGAVEMWTRVCNSTGSLMENNPTLNGMRHIITLSYNHLPHHLRACMMYLSLFPEDYVVDKRRLLYRWIAEGLVSEQRGLTPMEVAESYFAELVNRHMIQPSCTETLGTLMGCRVHDMMLDIIVCKALESNFVSFVGGQCRDPSYGSVRRLAIQSDDLGSSIENTNLRHVRSLTTFRPQGHRKLLDCLAEFTLLRVLDLQDCKDLQNKHMKHVCQLFLLRFLSLNGTDITKLPSQMNKLQHLQALWLISTLLVKVPESLVDLEKLEHLGFKNKHDRTILLRLPRHIRKMKALQSLYRFEFREDDAQLAEEIGDLVQLRVLNVVLNCSNCSEAKVLTELAKSMGRCSQNLCKLFLEDMHFNANNMNFLLELPSPPKFLRVLYIGGTIDRTPDWVQSLTQLVEIVFWWTNLPSDEIYGVLYKLPNLSKIILGKRCCSEDKLVASGAFKFPQLKELILGPNDGKPRVFGFEEGAMPKLKTLEMNFHKEDMILDGVQHLTSLKEVRLRGWKHNSALHRAVDQLKAHSMSRHRVHAVATSESLSYGMNWM; encoded by the exons ATGGAgagtgcggcggcgagccatGCAGGTGGCCTTGTGGCGAGGCTTGGGCAGCTGGTGACAGCGGAATTCCGGCTACTCAGCGGCGTCCGCGGCGAGGTCGATCGTCTGAGGGACGAGGTGGCCATCATCAACGCCGATCTCCGCCGGCTCTCCGAGGCCGACGAGAGCGCCGTGGACCACTCGGTACGGGAGTGGATGAAGCAGGCGCGCGAGCTCGCCTACGACGCCGAGGACTGCATcgacctcttcttcttcctccgcatCAGCCtcgccccgccgcgcgccggtGCTCTCCACCGCGCCTGTCGCTGGTTTCTCACCATCCGCCCGCGGGCGCGGCACCGCCTCGCCATCGACATCCAGGACGCTCGCGCCCGTGCCGGCCGTCTCGCCATCCGCCTGCATCAGCAGCCGCGGCACGACCGCAACTTCGTCGTCGACACGGCACTGCCCCGTTCCGTGTGGTTCGTCCCAGCTTCGACTACGCCCTCCACCGCGCTTAGCAAGCTGGTCGGCGTCGACGACCAGGTGCAGCATTTGTCCGATCTGGTGAAGTCGGATCAGAAGCTGACGAGTGACAATCAGCGTGACGTGAGTCTCAAGGTGTTCTGCATCGTGGGGTTCGCGGGGCTCGGGAAGACGACGCTTGCCATGGAGGTTTGCAGGAGCCTGGAGGAGGAGTTTGCCTGCCAGGCAATGGTGCCGGTGTCTCAGGTGTTCGACGCCGGCAAGGACCTCGGCAGACTGCTCAAGCAGATAATTAAGAAGGTCGTGAGGGTTACAAGCGGAAGGGGGCTGCAAGAAGAGCAGGAATTGCATAACATCGACGAAGATGACGTGGACGAGCTAGCGATGATGCTCGGAGATTGTCTCGATGGCAAGAG GCTTTTGGCAGGCTACAGATCACCGGAGGGCGCCGTAGAGATGTGGACGAGAGTTTGCAACTCAACTGGCTCTCTGATGGAGAACAATCCCACACTGAACGGCATGAGACATATAATAACACTGAGCTACAACCACCTGCCTCATCATCTCAGGGCTTGCATGATGTATCTCAGTCTCTTCCCAGAGGATTATGTTGTTGACAAGCGTAGGTTGTTGTACAGATGGATTGCCGAAGGCTTAGTTTCCGAGCAACGAGGGCTGACACCCATGGAGGTTGCAGAATCTTACTTTGCCGAGCTGGTGAATAGGCACATGATTCAGCCATCCTGCACTGAAACCTTGGGCACGTTGATGGGATGTAGAGTACACGACATGATGTTGGATATTATTGTGTGCAAGGCCTTAGAGTCCAACTTTGTCAGCTTCGTAGGAGGCCAATGCCGAGATCCATCATATGGTAGTGTTCGTCGTCTGGCCATCCAGAGCGATGACCTAGGGTCTAGCATTGAGAACACAAACTTGAGGCACGTCAGGTCATTGACCACTTTTCGCCCCCAAGGTCATCGAAAGCTCCTAGATTGTCTTGCTGAATTCACTTTACTGAGGGTGCTCGACCTACAGGACTGTAAGGActtgcagaacaaacatatgaAGCATGTTTGCCAGCTATTTCTACTCAGATTCTTGTCCTTGAATGGAACAGATATCACAAAATTGCCTAGCCAGATGAATAAGCTGCAACATTTGCAGGCACTTTGGTTAATAAGCACGCTGCTTGTCAAGGTCCCAGAATCCTTGGTCGATCTAGAGAAACTTGAGCACCTTGGATTCAAAAACAAGCATGATCGGACAATACTCCTGAGGCTACCCCGCCACATTAGGAAAATGAAGGCGCTACAGTCATTATATAGGTTCGAATTCCGTGAGGACGATGCTCAGCTTGCCGAGGAGATCGGTGATCTTGTACAATTACGAGTTCTCAATGTAGTCCTCAACTGCTCCAATTGCTCCGAAGCAAAGGTTCTCACCGAGCTTGCCAAATCAATGGGAAGGTGCTCCCAGAACCTCTGTAAGTTGTTTCTTGAAGACATGCATTTCAACGCAAATAACATGAATTTTCTCCTCGAGCTCCCCTCGCCACCAAAGTTCCTCCGGGTACTCTACATCGGTGGTACCATCGATAGAACTCCAGACTGGGTGCAGTCACTTACTCAACTTGTTGAGATTGTGTTTTGGTGGACAAACCTTCCTAGTGACGAGATATATGGTGTCCTGTACAAGCTGCCTAACCTGTCAAAGATCATCTTGGGCAAGAGATGCTGCAGCGAAGACAAGCTGGTGGCTAGCGGCGCCTTCAAGTTCCCGCAGCTCAAAGAGTTGATCTTAGGTCCTAATGACGGTAAGCCACGAGTTTTCGGATTTGAGGAAGGAGCCATGCCAAAGCTCAAGACCCTAGAAATGAATTTCCATAAGGAGGATATGATTCTTGATGGTGTCCAACACCTTACGAGCCTCAAGGAGGTGCGGCTCCGTGGTTGGAAGCATAACAGTGCACTGCATAGGGCAGTGGACCAGCTGAAGGCTCATAGCATGAGTCGCCATAG AGTTCACGCCGTAGCGACTAGCGAGTCCTTGTCTTACGGCATGAACTGGATGTGA
- the LOC4342654 gene encoding hexokinase-4, chloroplastic has product MSAAAAIASPIPAAIAVVQQQRRGRSRGGGSGAAAVRCSAVAPTSAIAPILADLRLRCAAPLPVLRRVADAMASGMRAGLADDGAGELKMIPSHVYSLPTGNETGLFYALDLGGTNFRVLRVQLGGKDKRIIDTEFEQVSIPREIMHGITEDLFDFIASGLSRFVATEGDKFHLPQGRKRELGFTFSFPVNQTSIDSGILIKWTKGFAVSGTAGKDVVACLNAAMERQGLDMRVSALVNDTVGTLAGARYWDDDVMVAVILGTGTNACYIQRTEAIPKLQHLKLETGNTIINTEWGAFSDGLPLTEFDREMDDESINPGEQIFEKTISGMYLGEIVRRVLVKMAEVSDLFGHSFPKKLAEPFVLRTPHLCAMQQDTSDNLGEVESILSDVIGVSQASLLARRVTVEVSDCIIRRGGRLAGAGIVGILEKMENDSRGHIFGRRTVVAMDGGLYEKYPQYRRYMKEAVAELLGPERSNRIAIEHTKDGSGIGAALLAAANSKYAAAQISTR; this is encoded by the exons atgtccgccgccgccgccatcgcgtcgccgaTCCCGGCGGCGATCGCCGTCGTGCAGCAGCAGAGGCGGGGGaggagccgcggcggcggctccggcgctgccgccgtccGCTGCTCCGCGGTGGCCCCGACGTCCGCGATCGCGCCCATCCTTGCCGACCTGAGGCTGCGGTGCGCCGCCCCGCTCCCCGTGCTGCGGCGCGTGGCGGACGCCATGGCCTCCGGGATGCGCGCCGGGCtggccgacgacggcgccggcgagctcaaGATGATCCCCAGCCACGTCTACTCACTCCCCACTGG GAATGAAACAGGACTGTTTTATGCTCTGGACCTTGGAGGCACCAACTTTAGAGTGCTGAGGGTACAATTGGGAGGAAAAGATAAGCGCATTATAGATACCGAGTTTGAGCAAGTCTCGATCCCAAGAGAAATCATGCATGGTATAACCGAG GATTTGTTTGATTTCATCGCGAGTGGCCTGTCGAGATTTGTAGCAACGGAGGGTGATAAGTTTCATTTGCCAcaagggagaaagagagagttaGGCTTCACATTCTCCTTTCCGGTGAATCAGACTTCTATTGATTCTGGCATTCTGATCAAGTGGACAAAAGGTTTTGCTGTCTCTGGAACT GCTGGGAAAGATGTTGTTGCTTGTCTGAATGCTGCAATGGAGAGGCAAGGCCTTGATATGCGTGTCTCTGCCTTG GTAAATGATACTGTGGGAACCTTAGCTGGAGCACGTTATTGGGACGATGACGTAATGGTCGCGGTGATTTTGGGCACTGGCACCAATGCATGCTACATTCAACGAACTGAAGCTATTCCAAAATTGCAACACCTTAAGCTTGAAACAGGAAACACG ATTATTAACACTGAGTGGGGAGCTTTCTCAGATGGACTTCCATTGACTGAATTTGACAGAGAAATGGATGATGAGAGCATAAATCCTGGTGAACAG ATATTCGAGAAGACGATTTCCGGGATGTATCTAGGTGAAATTGTCCGTAGGGTGCTGGTCAAGATGGCTGAAGTATCTGATCTCTTTGGTCATTCCTTCCCCAAGAAACTTGCTGAACCATTTGTTCTAAG GACACCACATCTATGCGCTATGCAACAAGACACCTCTGACAATCTTGGAGAAGTTGAGTCCATCTTGAGTGATGTCATCGGC GTGTCCCAAGCTTCTCTGCTGGCACGGAGAGTCACTGTAGAAGTCTCCGACTGCATCATCAGGAGAGGAGGCCGGTTGGCCGGGGCAGGAATCGTAGGGATCCTTGAGAAGATGGAGAATGACTCCAGAGGGCACATTTTCGGACGAAGAACAGTGGTCGCGATGGACGGTGGTCTATATGAGAAGTACCCTCAGTACAGGAGGTACATGAAGGAGGCTGTGGCTGAGCTACTGGGACCCGAGCGATCGAATCGTATCGCCATCGAGCACACGAAAGACGGATCAGGGATCGGCGCTGCGCTGTTGGCAGCTGCAAACTCAAAGTATGCTGCTGCTCAAATCTCTACAAGGTGA
- the LOC4342652 gene encoding putative F-box protein At1g50870, producing MESAAAAAGWGLGAVDGVLPPELLLDVLLRLPAGPICRLRAVCRSWLAFTTDPHFVAAHAARHPAPLLAVGVQGFPRLCVDLVDLSGNLVKQILRVGKGRVVSGSSADRVLVAGEDHSVRVLNPTTGSISILPSHRCGGADPSTIAAWFAFGQTASTGECKLVRILLNIDNSRHLSEVITIGDTDGEWRETANPPGYLGWNCTNGVVFKGAAYFILDYCFSDPSFLERGCMPSFDFATEKWSVALQGPLNRILEESNGTLSYHDLANQLMLSGLKGTLCTSHWNDQFYTVDLWFLTDSEKGTWSKDHRINVDAVFHGIGDYLKVQPLLVTDEGKIVLSMQMGSKGVVQIYDPVTDTSSDIIQISIYTGASVFTGSLLCPQSV from the coding sequence atggagtcggcggcggcggcggcggggtgggggCTCGGAGCCGTGGACGGCGTCCTGCCGCCGGAGCTGCTGCTCGACGTCCTGCTGCGCCTCCCTGCCGGGCCGAtctgccgcctccgcgccgtctgccgctcGTGGCTCGCCTTCACCACCGACCCGCACTTCGTCGCCGCGcacgccgcccgccaccctgccccgctcctcgccgtcggcgtgCAGGGCTTCCCCAGGCTCTGCGTCGACCTCGTCGACCTCTCCGGCAACCTTGTCAAGCAGATCCTCCGCGTGGGGAAAGGCAGGGTGGTGAGCGGGAGCTCCGCCGACCgtgtcctcgtcgccggcgaggaccaCAGCGTCCGCGTGCTCAACCCTACCACTGGATCCATTTCAATTTTACCTAGCCATCGCTGCGGCGGCGCAGACCCCTCAACGATTGCGGCCTGGTTTGCATTTGGTCAGACAGCTTCCACGGGGGAGTGCAAATTAGTCCGGATTTTACTGAATATTGATAACTCTCGTCACCTATCCGAGGTTATCACCATCGGCGACACGGATGGAGAGTGGAGGGAGACGGCGAACCCGCCAGGCTACCTTGGTTGGAACTGCACCAATGGAGTTGTGTTCAAAGGCGCTGCTTACTTCATCTTGGATTACTGTTTCTCTGATCCCTCCTTCCTCGAGAGGGGCTGCATGCCTTCCTTTGACTTTGCGACGGAGAAGTGGAGTGTGGCCCTCCAAGGGCCGTTGAACAGAATTCTCGAGGAATCCAATGGCACGCTCAGCTATCATGACCTTGCCAATCAGCTTATGTTATCTGGACTTAAAGGCACTTTGTGTACATCGCACTGGAATGATCAATTTTATACCGTGGATCTATGGTTTCTAACTGATTCTGAAAAGGGTACATGGTCCAAAGATCATAGGATTAATGTTGATGCTGTTTTTCATGGGATTGGAGATTATCTGAAAGTGCAACCTTTGCTTGTGACGGATGAGGGAAAGATAGTACTCTCGATGCAGATGGGATCAAAAGGGGTTGTGCAGATTTATGATCCAGTAACTGACACTTCCTCGGATATAATTCAGATTAGTATCTACACTGGAGCAAGTGTGTTCACTGGAAGTTTATTATGTCCACAGAGTGTGTGA